One region of Endozoicomonas sp. Mp262 genomic DNA includes:
- a CDS encoding LysM peptidoglycan-binding domain-containing protein: MPLLHRLFSPRQSQLPGAIALLLALTGCQSQHPVESVNNPITINKQGKPTSKNKKASNVSDEVETEARKVDAREQQETTVEITDLWQRIQEGLDLNLNQTNRRIQKELRLYKNNQHYFDLIATRASPYLYFIIQEVENRNMPLELALMPVVESAFDPFAYSHAGASGLWQIMPATGEHFGLKQNWWYDGRRDVVAATHMALDYMQSLYEMFGDWELALAAYNSGPGRVQNAVRKNTKKGKSTRFWYLDLPDETTSYVPKLIALGKIIQKPEKYGINLTHIPNQPFFVSVETGGQLDLAKAAKLAGIPIAELYKLNPGLNRWSTPPEGPHHLALPAKKAEFFKNRLTSLPMDKRVQWRRYNVKPGDSLNKIAKEYRTQVSLIKEINSLESTMIRINQPLLIPVPAKNAEEYSLTLGQRQKARQNRSVSGRQKYAYIVKPGDSFWTISRKYRVGVNELARWNNMAPKDPLRIHQKLAVWVKNANNNDKVVRKVSYKVRPGDSLSRIADKFNIGVGNIKDWNTLDAKYIQPGQQLTLYVDVTRAYD; the protein is encoded by the coding sequence ATGCCTCTACTTCATCGTCTTTTTTCCCCCAGGCAAAGCCAACTGCCTGGGGCAATCGCTCTGTTACTGGCTTTGACAGGATGCCAAAGTCAGCATCCTGTTGAATCGGTTAACAACCCAATTACCATCAACAAACAGGGAAAGCCCACCTCAAAAAATAAAAAAGCGTCTAATGTCAGTGATGAAGTGGAAACTGAAGCGAGAAAAGTAGATGCCCGGGAACAACAAGAAACCACTGTAGAAATCACGGATCTCTGGCAACGCATTCAGGAAGGTCTGGATTTGAACCTGAACCAGACCAACCGCCGGATTCAAAAAGAATTACGGCTGTATAAAAATAACCAGCATTATTTTGACCTTATAGCCACCCGGGCCAGTCCTTATCTTTATTTTATTATCCAGGAAGTAGAAAACCGTAACATGCCCCTGGAACTGGCTCTGATGCCTGTGGTAGAAAGCGCATTTGACCCTTTTGCCTACTCCCATGCCGGTGCATCAGGTCTCTGGCAGATCATGCCCGCCACCGGGGAACATTTTGGCCTGAAGCAAAACTGGTGGTATGACGGTCGACGGGATGTTGTGGCAGCGACTCATATGGCCCTGGACTATATGCAAAGTCTGTATGAAATGTTCGGTGATTGGGAGCTGGCACTGGCCGCTTATAATTCCGGGCCTGGCCGGGTTCAAAATGCTGTTCGGAAAAATACTAAAAAGGGCAAATCCACCCGCTTCTGGTATTTGGACTTGCCTGATGAAACCACATCCTATGTACCCAAACTTATCGCCCTGGGAAAGATCATCCAGAAACCTGAAAAATACGGCATAAACCTCACCCATATTCCCAACCAGCCCTTTTTTGTCTCTGTTGAGACCGGAGGTCAGCTGGATTTAGCCAAAGCGGCCAAGTTGGCTGGCATACCCATTGCCGAGCTCTATAAACTCAATCCTGGCCTCAATCGCTGGTCCACACCACCAGAGGGCCCGCATCATCTGGCTTTACCTGCCAAAAAGGCCGAGTTTTTTAAAAACAGATTAACATCCCTTCCCATGGATAAACGGGTACAATGGCGCCGTTATAACGTCAAGCCAGGAGATAGCCTTAACAAAATCGCCAAGGAATATCGGACTCAGGTTTCACTTATCAAGGAAATAAACAGCCTTGAGTCAACAATGATTCGGATCAATCAACCTCTATTAATCCCTGTACCCGCCAAGAATGCTGAAGAGTACAGCCTGACTCTGGGCCAACGGCAAAAGGCCCGGCAAAACCGCTCTGTCAGTGGACGGCAAAAGTATGCCTACATTGTCAAGCCAGGCGATAGTTTCTGGACAATATCCCGCAAGTACCGTGTTGGCGTTAATGAGCTGGCCCGATGGAATAATATGGCGCCAAAAGACCCCCTCAGAATCCATCAAAAACTGGCAGTATGGGTAAAAAACGCTAACAACAACGACAAGGTGGTGCGCAAAGTAAGCTACAAGGTCAGACCCGGGGACTCCCTTTCCCGTATTGCCGATAAATTCAATATCGGTGTAGGTAACATAAAGGACTGGAATACACTGGATGCCAAATACATTCAGCCCGGCCAGCAACTGACTTTATACGTTGATGTCACCCGTGCTTATGACTAA
- a CDS encoding RNA-binding protein produces MEENKTLYVGNLAYSADEHDLENAFSGYGSVDDIKLMRDRETGRSRGFAFVTFATGSEASAALDMNGKDIAGRPLRVNLAREKPARPNYNNHQQRRF; encoded by the coding sequence ATGGAAGAAAATAAGACATTATATGTCGGTAACCTGGCTTATAGTGCGGATGAGCATGATCTGGAAAACGCCTTTTCCGGGTATGGCTCCGTTGATGACATTAAATTGATGAGAGACCGGGAAACGGGCCGATCCAGGGGATTTGCCTTTGTTACCTTTGCCACGGGTTCCGAGGCCAGCGCAGCACTGGATATGAATGGTAAAGATATTGCCGGTCGACCACTACGGGTAAACCTGGCCCGTGAGAAGCCTGCTCGTCCCAATTATAATAACCATCAGCAGAGACGGTTCTGA
- a CDS encoding ABC transporter permease, translating into MKGLLTLTPLNRRRWHNFKSNRRGYYSLWIFSFLFILTLCAELIANDKPLLVYFDGGFYTPVLKIYPETTFGGDFELETDYRQEYAKELIAEQGWMLWPPIRYSYDTINYARMAPAPPSTDNWLGTDDQGRDVMARVIYGFRVSVLFGLILTLVSSVIGIFAGAIQGFYGGKTDLIGQRFIEIWSGMPSLYLLIILSSFIEPGFWWLLGIMLLFQWMTLVDVVRAEFLRGRNLEYVRAAQALGMDNFRLMFRHILPNAMVATVTFMPFILTGAITTLTSLDFLGFGLPAGSPSLGELIAQGKNNLQAPWLGITAFLVMSIMLTLLVFIGEATRDALDPRKYYQIN; encoded by the coding sequence ATGAAAGGTCTGCTGACTTTAACCCCACTTAACAGACGTCGCTGGCATAATTTTAAAAGCAACCGACGAGGCTATTATTCACTATGGATTTTTTCCTTTCTTTTTATCCTGACCCTCTGTGCAGAACTGATTGCCAATGATAAGCCGCTACTGGTCTATTTTGACGGTGGTTTTTATACCCCGGTGCTCAAGATTTACCCTGAAACCACCTTTGGCGGGGATTTTGAACTGGAGACAGACTATCGACAGGAATACGCAAAGGAACTCATTGCAGAACAGGGCTGGATGCTATGGCCCCCCATTCGCTACAGCTACGACACCATCAACTACGCAAGAATGGCACCTGCCCCACCCTCAACAGATAACTGGCTAGGTACTGATGACCAGGGGCGGGATGTGATGGCCCGGGTTATCTATGGTTTTCGGGTATCTGTATTATTTGGGTTAATTCTGACATTGGTCAGCAGTGTCATTGGCATCTTTGCCGGGGCCATCCAGGGCTTCTATGGCGGCAAGACTGACCTGATCGGCCAACGGTTTATAGAAATCTGGTCAGGTATGCCCAGTCTTTATTTATTAATCATTCTTTCCAGCTTTATTGAACCCGGTTTCTGGTGGTTACTGGGCATTATGCTGCTGTTTCAATGGATGACCCTGGTGGATGTTGTCCGGGCTGAATTCTTGCGGGGCAGAAACCTGGAATATGTTCGTGCCGCCCAGGCTCTGGGGATGGACAATTTCCGGCTGATGTTCCGGCATATTTTGCCCAACGCCATGGTGGCCACCGTCACCTTTATGCCTTTTATCCTTACCGGAGCCATTACCACATTGACCTCCCTGGATTTTCTGGGATTTGGTCTCCCGGCTGGTTCTCCCTCCCTGGGTGAATTGATAGCCCAGGGAAAAAATAATCTTCAGGCACCCTGGCTGGGAATCACCGCATTTCTGGTTATGTCCATCATGCTTACCCTGCTGGTTTTTATTGGCGAAGCAACCCGCGATGCCCTGGATCCCAGAAAATACTATCAAATTAACTAA
- a CDS encoding extracellular solute-binding protein, with product MALMIVSTIKRALLTVILTPLVFAAHGSNKEPTTHAMSLYDLPKYGLDFTHFDYVNPDAPKGGTVKMPATGTFDSLNPYIEKGTSAYGLSLIYDTLMVPSKDEAFSVYPLIAQSYELDREKSSITFHLNPDARFHDGKKITAEDIDFTFSTLMEKGSPFYQAYYGGVKNVEVLSPQTIRFNFKNTGNRELPLILTQLPVFPKHFWEKPENDFATANLNLPLGSGPYQIDTVDAGKQITYKRVKDYWAANLPVNKGRYNFDTRQYHYYRDQNISIEAFKARAYDIRFENVAKNWATAYDIDAVTSGELIKESIPTRSPAGMQGYTFNLRNPLFQDINVRKAISYAMDFEWLNRNLFYGSYHRTSSYFANSEMASTGLPSKEELELLEPFRHQLPSELFTKPYELPVTDGSGNIRSQLGKALALLNDAGWKMTNGKLLDSNNKPFEFELLIESPAIERVALPFKKNLELMGITMTIRHVDISQYINRLRKFDFDMLVSVFPQSNSPGNEQKEFWGSDTADIPGTRNIIGIKSPVIDALINHIIKAPSRQALVTATRALDRVLLRGEYSIPQWHLPGIRVAYWQTLQHPATEPLYSMDFESWWYQQPTLKTTDITETTSASEQPSGQTMTIITVLISLLIIIGLIASRRQKKIP from the coding sequence ATGGCATTAATGATTGTATCAACGATAAAACGCGCACTCCTGACAGTCATACTTACCCCCCTGGTTTTCGCCGCCCATGGCAGCAATAAAGAACCCACCACTCACGCAATGAGTCTTTATGACTTACCAAAGTATGGCCTTGATTTTACCCATTTTGATTACGTCAATCCTGATGCGCCAAAAGGCGGAACAGTGAAAATGCCTGCAACGGGAACCTTTGATAGCCTCAACCCGTACATTGAAAAAGGAACCTCCGCCTATGGCCTCTCCCTTATTTACGACACGTTAATGGTTCCGAGTAAGGACGAGGCTTTCTCTGTCTACCCTCTTATAGCCCAATCCTATGAGCTGGACAGGGAAAAAAGCAGTATCACTTTCCACTTGAACCCTGATGCCCGCTTTCATGATGGAAAAAAAATAACCGCAGAGGATATTGACTTTACCTTTAGCACTTTGATGGAAAAAGGCTCCCCTTTCTATCAGGCCTACTATGGTGGGGTAAAAAATGTAGAGGTACTGAGCCCGCAGACTATCCGGTTTAATTTCAAAAATACCGGCAACAGGGAGTTGCCTTTAATCTTGACTCAACTGCCCGTATTTCCAAAACACTTTTGGGAAAAACCGGAAAATGACTTTGCAACCGCCAACCTCAACCTTCCCCTTGGCAGCGGCCCCTACCAGATAGATACCGTAGATGCCGGCAAACAAATAACCTATAAGCGGGTAAAGGATTACTGGGCTGCCAATCTCCCGGTTAACAAGGGTCGTTATAATTTTGATACCCGCCAGTATCATTATTACCGGGACCAGAATATTTCCATAGAGGCATTCAAGGCAAGAGCTTACGATATCCGCTTTGAAAATGTCGCAAAAAACTGGGCAACAGCCTATGACATTGATGCCGTAACATCGGGGGAACTCATAAAAGAGTCTATCCCCACCCGATCACCCGCCGGCATGCAAGGGTATACATTCAATCTCAGAAACCCGTTATTCCAGGATATCAATGTTCGGAAAGCCATCAGCTATGCCATGGATTTTGAGTGGCTGAACCGCAACCTTTTTTACGGAAGCTATCATAGAACCTCAAGCTACTTTGCTAACTCGGAGATGGCATCAACAGGCCTTCCTTCAAAGGAAGAGCTGGAACTTCTGGAACCTTTCCGCCACCAGCTTCCCTCCGAACTGTTTACCAAACCCTATGAATTACCTGTAACAGATGGCTCTGGCAATATCCGGTCGCAACTGGGCAAGGCCCTGGCCCTGCTCAATGATGCCGGATGGAAAATGACCAACGGCAAGCTCCTGGATAGCAACAACAAACCCTTTGAGTTCGAGCTTTTAATAGAATCCCCTGCCATAGAGCGCGTTGCCCTTCCCTTTAAAAAAAACCTCGAACTTATGGGAATTACCATGACCATTCGTCATGTGGATATTTCACAGTACATCAACCGGCTAAGAAAATTCGATTTTGATATGCTGGTTTCTGTGTTCCCCCAGTCAAACTCACCTGGCAATGAACAAAAGGAGTTCTGGGGTTCTGACACGGCCGATATTCCCGGCACCAGAAATATCATTGGTATCAAATCACCAGTTATTGATGCACTGATCAATCATATTATCAAGGCACCTTCACGACAGGCGCTGGTAACCGCAACAAGAGCCCTGGACCGTGTATTACTAAGGGGCGAGTACAGTATTCCACAATGGCACCTGCCCGGAATACGGGTCGCCTACTGGCAGACACTCCAGCACCCTGCTACAGAGCCTCTATACTCCATGGACTTTGAATCATGGTGGTACCAGCAACCAACCCTCAAAACAACGGACATCACAGAAACGACATCTGCTAGTGAGCAACCCTCCGGTCAAACAATGACTATTATTACAGTGCTAATAAGCTTACTGATTATTATTGGCCTTATCGCCTCAAGACGGCAGAAAAAAATACCATGA
- a CDS encoding ABC transporter ATP-binding protein, with the protein MDNPLLTIEDLHVSFHQDHSIVRAVRGINLSLQAGKTLGLVGESGSGKSITALTTLKLLPENARINGRIHFDGQELLGLSTEGIRQIRGHQISMVFQEPMSSLNPLHTIEKQINEVVMLHLGLPAAQATSRTLELLELVGIKNARSRLRSYPHELSGGQRQRVMIAMALACEPRLLIADEPTTALDVTVQREILKLLKNLQNKLGMAILFISHDLNLIKHVSDDICVMKDGFLVEQGSTQALFSNPRHPYTRQLLNAEPSGQPAPLPESPANLLDCQNIRVWFPIKRGFFKRTVDHIKAVTDLSISVRQGETLGIVGESGSGKTTLGLAILKLIKSEGRICFLGNTLNTLSQKYYRPYRKAMQIVFQDPYGSLSPRMTITDIIGEGLDIHKLADGLDREAAITEALNDVGIDPASKNRYPHEFSGGQRQRIAIARAIVLKPKLIILDEPTSALDRTVQSQVIELLRTLQKKYALTYLFISHDLAVVKAMSHRILVMKSGRVVEEGETDSIFTSPKNEYTKELIKAAFT; encoded by the coding sequence ATGGATAACCCATTACTCACCATTGAAGACCTGCATGTCAGCTTCCATCAGGATCACTCCATTGTCCGGGCCGTCCGGGGCATTAACCTATCCCTGCAGGCAGGAAAAACCCTGGGACTGGTGGGTGAATCCGGTTCCGGAAAATCCATAACGGCGTTAACCACCCTGAAACTGCTGCCAGAAAATGCCCGGATTAACGGCCGTATTCACTTTGATGGCCAGGAACTACTGGGATTATCAACGGAGGGTATAAGACAAATCAGGGGACATCAAATCAGTATGGTATTCCAGGAACCCATGTCCTCACTTAACCCCCTCCATACCATTGAAAAACAGATCAATGAAGTTGTTATGCTTCACTTGGGACTGCCCGCTGCCCAGGCCACCAGCAGAACCCTGGAGCTGCTGGAACTGGTTGGTATAAAAAATGCCCGATCACGCCTGAGGTCATATCCCCATGAACTGTCTGGAGGCCAGAGACAACGGGTTATGATTGCCATGGCCCTTGCCTGTGAGCCAAGGCTGTTAATTGCTGATGAGCCTACCACTGCCCTGGATGTCACCGTTCAGCGGGAAATCCTGAAGCTACTGAAAAACCTGCAAAATAAATTAGGAATGGCCATACTCTTTATCAGCCATGACCTTAATCTGATCAAACATGTCTCAGATGACATCTGTGTCATGAAAGACGGGTTTCTGGTAGAACAGGGTTCAACGCAAGCCCTCTTTTCAAACCCCCGGCATCCCTATACAAGACAATTATTGAATGCTGAGCCGTCCGGTCAACCTGCCCCACTGCCAGAGTCCCCTGCTAACCTGCTGGACTGCCAAAACATCCGGGTCTGGTTTCCCATAAAACGGGGCTTTTTCAAACGGACAGTGGACCATATCAAGGCCGTGACAGACCTCAGTATCTCAGTTAGACAAGGGGAAACCCTGGGCATCGTTGGCGAATCAGGATCGGGCAAAACAACCCTCGGGCTAGCTATTTTGAAGCTGATAAAGTCTGAAGGACGGATCTGCTTTCTGGGGAATACCCTGAATACCCTCAGTCAAAAATACTATCGCCCCTATAGAAAAGCCATGCAAATTGTCTTTCAGGATCCCTATGGTAGCCTCAGCCCACGAATGACTATAACTGACATTATTGGGGAAGGACTTGATATCCATAAATTAGCCGATGGCTTAGACAGAGAGGCCGCTATAACAGAGGCATTAAACGACGTGGGTATTGATCCAGCCAGCAAAAACCGTTACCCCCATGAGTTTTCAGGAGGACAACGGCAGCGGATTGCCATTGCCCGGGCCATTGTTCTTAAGCCCAAACTGATTATCCTCGATGAACCCACCTCGGCACTTGACCGAACCGTTCAATCCCAAGTTATTGAACTGTTGAGAACGCTTCAAAAGAAATACGCCCTGACCTATCTCTTTATCAGTCATGACTTGGCCGTGGTTAAAGCCATGAGCCATAGAATACTGGTGATGAAGTCCGGAAGGGTTGTTGAGGAAGGAGAAACTGATTCGATTTTTACATCACCCAAAAACGAATATACAAAAGAACTGATAAAAGCCGCATTTACCTGA
- a CDS encoding microcin C ABC transporter permease YejB produces MMDYILRRAFLMIPTLFGIMLLNFIIIQAAPGGPVEQMIAKLEGFDTSAISRISGSSNAEMQQLSFDESGEYRGRRGLDPELIKEIETLYGFDKPAHERFIQMIGNYLSLEFGDSFFRDAKVLDLIKEKLPVSISLGLWSTLLIYLISIPLGIRKAIRHGSRFDIWSSAIVTTGYAIPSFLLAILLIVLLAGGSYWNIFPLRGLTSDHFDSLSWPGKITDYLWHMVLPIFCMVISGFATLTMLTKNAFLDEIHRQYVQTARAKGLDDKGVLYGHIFRNAMLIVISGFPAALVGILLTSSLLIEIIFSLDGLGLLSYEAAINRDYPVVFGSLFIFTLIGMIVKLLGDLAYMLVDPRIDFDARD; encoded by the coding sequence ATGATGGATTACATATTACGCCGGGCGTTTCTGATGATCCCCACCCTTTTCGGCATCATGCTGCTGAATTTTATTATTATCCAGGCTGCTCCCGGCGGTCCCGTCGAACAAATGATCGCCAAGCTGGAAGGTTTTGATACCAGTGCTATCAGCCGAATCAGCGGTTCCAGCAACGCTGAAATGCAGCAGCTCTCCTTTGATGAATCAGGGGAATACCGGGGACGCCGGGGGCTTGATCCCGAGTTAATCAAGGAAATCGAAACTCTTTATGGCTTTGATAAGCCTGCCCATGAACGCTTTATCCAAATGATAGGCAATTATTTATCCCTGGAGTTTGGCGATTCTTTTTTCCGGGATGCCAAAGTCCTCGATCTTATCAAGGAAAAACTGCCTGTCTCTATCTCATTAGGATTATGGAGCACTTTACTTATCTACTTAATATCCATCCCCCTGGGAATCAGAAAGGCGATCCGTCATGGCAGTCGCTTCGATATCTGGTCCAGTGCCATAGTCACCACCGGGTATGCCATCCCCAGCTTCCTCTTAGCCATACTCCTTATCGTACTTCTGGCGGGAGGGAGTTACTGGAATATATTTCCCCTCAGGGGATTAACCTCTGATCACTTTGACAGCCTTTCCTGGCCCGGGAAAATAACCGACTATCTATGGCATATGGTACTGCCTATCTTTTGCATGGTTATCAGCGGCTTTGCCACCTTGACCATGCTCACTAAAAATGCCTTTCTTGATGAAATCCACCGACAATATGTGCAAACTGCCAGAGCCAAGGGGCTGGATGATAAGGGCGTTTTATACGGTCATATTTTCAGGAATGCCATGCTCATTGTTATCTCCGGCTTTCCTGCGGCACTGGTGGGCATTCTGCTCACCAGCTCTTTGCTGATAGAAATCATATTCTCCCTGGACGGTTTAGGGTTACTCAGTTATGAGGCGGCCATTAATCGCGACTACCCTGTGGTGTTTGGATCGCTTTTTATTTTCACACTCATTGGCATGATTGTTAAATTGCTGGGCGACCTTGCTTACATGCTGGTTGATCCTCGCATCGATTTTGACGCTAGGGACTAA
- a CDS encoding extracellular solute-binding protein, translating into MLFLFQRLITGLITSWVTLVAVAGTPSSSPAIYTHAVALYGTPKYPGGFTHFNYTNPNAPKGGELRQAAIGTFDTLNPYSDRGTAAAASNLIYDTLLARSWDEPLTKYGLLAEKIELNPDNNWVAFHINPKARFHDGKPVTARDVKFTFDLFREKGSAFYKNFYKDVKEVTVTSTYRALFHFSSNQNRELPLILGQMPVLPEHYWKNKDFNSPGLEIPIGSGPYKPVALSAGRSITYERVKDYWGKDIPVNKGRFNFDRLRYEYYRDNTVALEALLAGEYDFKLVDDPRIWVDHLNDDVLKKKGFSRQLLKNGNPQTLTITYNTRNPHLTDQRVRAALGYGFDFETVNKNQFHNMYQRADSYFSGTRFATSGLPGRPELQLLSPWKSSLPEPLFNQPYVPPGGEPNLSTREKKKEALKLLKSAGYKISGRYLFKDGRRLELEALVSLQEHEKTMLVFQKGLAGIGIKLNIRTVDPAQYIERIRNQDFDLVMHVYPHTPSPGTEQSSHWGSRAANQHGSKNLTGASLPAIDAIIGQIPKAKNVTELEAAVKSMDRILLWQQYTLPLWYLPTWPVIKRDTLQTPAHPAPYALDIMTWWIETPGKK; encoded by the coding sequence ATGCTCTTTCTATTTCAGAGACTTATAACAGGTTTGATAACAAGCTGGGTAACTTTAGTGGCTGTGGCAGGAACCCCCTCCTCAAGCCCCGCTATTTATACCCATGCAGTGGCGCTCTATGGTACCCCAAAATACCCGGGAGGCTTCACCCACTTTAACTATACCAATCCGAATGCGCCAAAAGGCGGAGAGCTCCGGCAGGCCGCCATAGGTACCTTTGATACCCTAAACCCCTACTCTGACAGAGGAACTGCTGCAGCAGCCAGTAACCTTATCTATGATACACTGCTGGCAAGATCCTGGGATGAACCCCTCACCAAATATGGTCTGCTCGCAGAAAAAATCGAGCTGAACCCTGACAATAACTGGGTTGCCTTCCATATTAATCCCAAGGCCCGTTTCCATGATGGCAAGCCTGTCACCGCAAGGGATGTCAAATTCACCTTTGATTTGTTCAGGGAGAAAGGCTCGGCCTTTTATAAAAACTTCTATAAAGACGTCAAGGAAGTCACCGTCACATCAACATATCGGGCGCTGTTCCATTTCAGCAGCAACCAAAACAGGGAGCTTCCCCTAATTCTAGGACAAATGCCGGTATTACCGGAGCACTACTGGAAAAACAAAGACTTTAATTCGCCAGGCCTTGAGATTCCCATTGGTAGCGGCCCTTACAAACCTGTGGCGCTTTCCGCAGGACGATCCATCACTTATGAGCGTGTAAAAGATTACTGGGGGAAGGATATCCCGGTGAACAAAGGACGCTTCAATTTTGACCGGCTTCGCTACGAATATTACCGGGACAACACAGTGGCACTTGAAGCTCTGCTTGCCGGTGAGTATGACTTTAAACTGGTTGATGATCCAAGGATATGGGTGGATCACCTCAATGATGACGTACTCAAGAAAAAAGGCTTTTCAAGGCAGTTGCTCAAAAACGGGAATCCACAGACATTAACCATCACCTATAACACCCGCAACCCTCATCTTACCGATCAGCGGGTCAGGGCTGCCCTGGGTTATGGCTTTGACTTTGAGACAGTGAACAAAAACCAGTTTCATAACATGTACCAAAGGGCGGATAGTTATTTTAGCGGAACCCGGTTTGCCACATCCGGACTGCCCGGACGCCCCGAACTCCAATTACTCTCCCCATGGAAAAGCAGTCTGCCAGAACCCTTATTCAACCAGCCCTATGTTCCACCAGGGGGTGAACCCAATCTAAGTACACGAGAAAAAAAGAAAGAAGCCTTAAAACTACTGAAATCGGCAGGTTATAAAATCAGTGGCCGCTATCTATTCAAAGATGGCAGGCGCCTTGAGCTGGAAGCCCTGGTATCGCTGCAAGAACATGAAAAAACCATGCTGGTATTTCAAAAAGGGCTTGCCGGGATAGGCATAAAGCTCAACATCAGAACGGTTGATCCAGCCCAATACATTGAAAGAATCAGAAACCAGGACTTTGACCTGGTTATGCATGTTTATCCCCACACCCCCAGCCCCGGTACTGAACAGTCAAGCCACTGGGGTTCCAGGGCAGCTAACCAGCACGGCAGCAAAAATCTTACAGGAGCCAGCCTACCCGCCATTGATGCCATCATTGGGCAAATCCCCAAGGCAAAAAACGTGACTGAGCTGGAAGCAGCCGTCAAGTCCATGGATCGAATTCTACTCTGGCAACAATATACCCTGCCACTCTGGTATCTACCCACATGGCCTGTTATCAAAAGAGACACCCTGCAGACACCTGCACATCCTGCACCCTACGCACTGGATATCATGACCTGGTGGATCGAGACTCCGGGTAAAAAGTGA